The following coding sequences are from one Aethina tumida isolate Nest 87 chromosome 2, icAetTumi1.1, whole genome shotgun sequence window:
- the LOC109605035 gene encoding uncharacterized protein LOC109605035, which produces MYKVICLAAVLAVATAKPSVYGEAVVPLAVQPEPVHVPVAPLPIIEKTIVQPAPIVEKTIVQPPPTVEQTEIKPETIAHTYRKDVIGKPIVSIHTPEVRAPVVASVVEKSIVQPAPVVQRTLVQPAPIVQTPLIQPAPIVQRTLVQPALTHAYSEYLPHNHYNPLPLDAFRLAPNYRGNYYW; this is translated from the coding sequence ATGTATAAAGTCATATGTTTAGCAGCTGTGTTGGCTGTAGCCACCGCCAAGCCTAGCGTGTATGGTGAGGCTGTTGTTCCTTTGGCAGTTCAACCCGAACCAGTGCATGTGCCGGTTGCCCCTTTACCAATAATTGAGAAAACTATTGTCCAGCCAGCTCCAATAGTAGAAAAGACAATCGTGCAACCGCCCCCAACTGTGGAACAAACTGAAATCAAACCAGAAACAATTGCCCACACTTACAGAAAGGATGTCATTGGAAAACCAATAGTGTCTATCCACACCCCAGAAGTCAGAGCACCCGTAGTTGCTtcagttgttgaaaaatctattgttCAACCAGCCCCAGTTGTTCAGAGAACACTGGTCCAACCAGCCCCAATTGTTCAGACACCACTGATTCAACCAGCCCCAATTGTTCAGAGAACATTGGTCCAACCAGCTCTTACTCATGCTTATTCCGAATATTTACCTCATAATCACTATAATCCACTTCCTTTGGACGCATTTAGACTTGCTCCAAATTATAGGggcaattattattggtga